In one window of Ruminococcus albus AD2013 DNA:
- a CDS encoding TetR/AcrR family transcriptional regulator codes for MSVPDKSIDPRLLASAKAEFLDKGFIKAELKTICENAGITTGAVYKRYKSKEDLFCSVVDDIAEHLDLFVKKRSDIDFSALSDKEIYDSWQMTYDSMCPLFRLLYENRQTFALLIDKAAGTRYESFNHDFVNKMSYAYEQYYAEAKKRSLAHAEVTREEFHVLLSAFWTCICEPFVHEMSWEQIEEHCRIICRFFNWQEVIMLKKGDENFV; via the coding sequence ATGTCAGTCCCCGATAAAAGTATCGACCCGCGCCTGCTTGCAAGTGCAAAAGCGGAATTTCTTGACAAGGGATTCATCAAAGCGGAACTTAAAACGATCTGCGAGAATGCCGGTATCACGACCGGTGCAGTCTACAAACGCTACAAGAGTAAGGAGGACTTGTTCTGTTCAGTTGTTGACGATATAGCCGAGCATCTTGATTTATTTGTAAAGAAACGCTCGGATATCGACTTTTCAGCGCTTTCGGACAAGGAGATATACGATTCATGGCAGATGACCTACGATTCGATGTGTCCGTTGTTTCGCTTGCTCTATGAAAATCGTCAGACCTTCGCCCTACTGATCGACAAAGCTGCCGGTACAAGGTATGAGAGCTTCAATCACGACTTTGTGAACAAAATGAGCTATGCATATGAACAGTACTACGCAGAAGCGAAAAAGCGCAGTTTAGCACACGCTGAGGTAACACGGGAGGAGTTCCATGTGCTGCTTTCAGCATTCTGGACATGTATCTGCGAACCATTTGTTCATGAAATGTCATGGGAGCAGATCGAGGAGCATTGCAGGATAATCTGCCGTTTCTTCAACTGGCAGGAGGTTATTATGCTAAAGAAAGGCGATGAGAACTTTGTTTAA
- a CDS encoding ABC transporter ATP-binding protein has translation MFNKIKPYMGSYIKYTYAAFGAMFSGLISSAVPFFMVYRIIKPLISGETLSAGYYAMHIAIIFVCELVCAILYVWGLKFSHISAYNTLKNIRISLQKKLERQPLGAIQDMGNGKIKKLFTDDIDQVEILLAHAIPEGVANLSMALIAIICMFFADWKLALLSLCSLPLGLFAMGMMFKAGMERMNAYYAASAKMNATIIEYVNGMEVVKVFGRDGESYQRYESDIKNYRDFTLAWYKVCWPWMALYNAIIPCVALVMLPVGTIFVLNGTSTLADLVLVFCLSLSVGMPLLKALAFAGKIPQLGYKIDEIEKAMDNEPLKTNDNSFTGNSHIVKFNDVRFAYKEQEVLHGVSLELGEGTLTALVGESGSGKSTLAKLLVHYYDLNGGKITLGGQDITDMSIEALNDNISYVSQEQFLFNTTLYENILIGKPDATREKVMAAAEKAQCGEFLTRLPKGIDTMAGDGGKMLSGGERQRISLARAILKNAPVIVLDEATAFIDPENEEKMNAAIGEIIKGKTVLVIAHRLQTIVNADKICVMKDGNIIAADTHEKLLESCEEYQKLWNSSEARANWQIGNEVKV, from the coding sequence TTGTTTAACAAGATCAAGCCCTATATGGGCAGTTATATTAAGTATACCTATGCGGCTTTTGGAGCGATGTTTTCGGGTCTGATATCTTCCGCTGTGCCGTTCTTTATGGTGTATCGTATCATAAAACCACTGATAAGCGGAGAAACACTTTCCGCAGGCTATTATGCTATGCATATAGCCATTATTTTTGTGTGCGAGTTAGTCTGCGCTATCTTATATGTTTGGGGACTTAAATTCTCGCACATTTCCGCATACAACACTTTGAAAAATATCCGTATATCATTACAGAAAAAACTGGAGCGTCAGCCACTCGGTGCAATTCAGGATATGGGCAACGGCAAGATAAAAAAGCTTTTCACCGATGATATAGATCAAGTTGAGATACTGCTTGCACACGCTATCCCCGAGGGCGTCGCAAATCTTTCTATGGCACTGATAGCGATCATCTGTATGTTCTTTGCAGATTGGAAATTAGCCCTGTTGTCGCTCTGTTCTTTGCCTTTGGGTCTGTTTGCAATGGGTATGATGTTCAAGGCGGGAATGGAGCGAATGAACGCTTACTACGCTGCTTCTGCAAAGATGAACGCAACGATCATTGAGTATGTAAACGGTATGGAAGTGGTCAAGGTCTTCGGAAGGGATGGCGAATCCTATCAGCGTTATGAAAGTGACATCAAAAACTATCGCGACTTCACACTTGCGTGGTACAAGGTCTGCTGGCCATGGATGGCACTTTACAATGCGATCATTCCTTGTGTGGCACTGGTGATGCTTCCGGTGGGAACGATCTTTGTACTGAACGGCACATCAACGCTTGCGGATCTGGTTCTTGTATTCTGCCTGTCGCTGTCGGTAGGAATGCCGCTTCTGAAAGCACTTGCTTTTGCAGGAAAGATACCACAGCTCGGATACAAGATAGATGAGATCGAAAAGGCTATGGATAATGAGCCGTTGAAAACGAACGACAACTCATTTACGGGCAATTCGCATATCGTTAAATTCAATGATGTGCGTTTTGCGTACAAGGAACAGGAAGTTCTGCACGGTGTATCGCTCGAACTCGGCGAGGGTACGCTCACGGCACTTGTTGGAGAATCGGGCAGCGGCAAATCCACGCTTGCAAAGCTGCTCGTGCATTACTACGACCTGAACGGTGGAAAGATAACTCTCGGGGGACAGGATATCACCGATATGAGCATTGAAGCGCTGAACGACAATATCTCCTACGTTTCGCAGGAGCAGTTTTTGTTCAATACCACGCTGTATGAGAATATCCTCATCGGAAAACCCGACGCGACACGCGAGAAAGTTATGGCGGCAGCCGAAAAAGCTCAGTGCGGCGAATTTCTTACCCGTCTGCCGAAGGGTATTGATACAATGGCAGGTGACGGCGGTAAAATGCTTTCAGGCGGAGAGCGTCAGCGTATCTCTCTTGCGAGAGCGATACTGAAAAATGCTCCCGTTATCGTCCTTGACGAAGCAACAGCTTTTATTGACCCCGAAAACGAAGAGAAAATGAATGCTGCGATCGGCGAGATCATCAAAGGTAAGACTGTTCTTGTCATCGCTCATCGCTTGCAGACGATAGTTAACGCAGATAAGATATGCGTTATGAAGGACGGAAATATCATCGCCGCCGATACACACGAAAAACTGCTTGAAAGCTGCGAAGAGTATCAAAAGCTCTGGAACAGCAGTGAAGCAAGAGCAAATTGGCAAATCGGGAATGAGGTGAAAGTATGA
- a CDS encoding BspA family leucine-rich repeat surface protein, with product MKMKKILAVIMSLCMTAGVVSYGTPVISQGIIAQASAADACFSFDEYSGVLFLRGEIDGDTIRDFCYKQYVKTIIATESTVLPEDSSLLFSDYSNCTTIDISEADTSKVKIMDLMFRDCQKLTTINLSGLNTSNVTNMAGMFANCYNLPSLDLSAFDTSNVTNMSSLFDNCTSLKSLNVSGFDTRNVMAFSYMFEGCFNLTQLDLSSFNTSKATYMGGMFYRCSGLKSLDLSSFDMGRVTDKVGMFNGCTSLNSLTLGETFTNTEKTYLIKGDGWVNTNDPETVISGNGEFAIIENSGKNTYKRLPIEEETKPTYPTNIKVEYSEKYRQVRFTWDKVEGADRYGIAVYLAGKWRVQAQNITDTVYTSPKNLTTGMTYKVAIAARVNGKWDTANAIKNAVTVTIGGNNSYVKPDKETIYGARLYVIANEITLYRGPDTSYGKVTKIPAQTMLTELGVMNNSNNWVFTEYKGQYGWVQLVNDYGKKQISVFFPSVDKPVIYLYPEKETDVHVEVELTEADLATTYPKYNNGWDVIAKPDGSLVNKADGTHHRYLFWDAVNCRTEFDFSKGFCVAGSDTESFLKEKLSYMGLTEDEMNEFIVYWLPKMEHNKYNLISFQSEKYTDSAKLNITPAPDSMLRVFMTYVPLEEAVDTEPQELSTFERRGFTVVEWGGSEIK from the coding sequence ATGAAGATGAAAAAAATTTTAGCAGTAATAATGTCGCTTTGTATGACAGCGGGTGTTGTCAGCTATGGTACACCTGTTATCTCACAGGGAATTATTGCACAGGCTTCCGCTGCTGATGCTTGTTTTTCTTTTGATGAATATTCAGGTGTTCTTTTTCTCAGGGGCGAGATCGATGGTGATACAATAAGAGATTTTTGCTATAAGCAGTACGTAAAAACCATCATAGCCACAGAAAGTACGGTTTTACCCGAAGACAGCAGTCTGTTGTTTAGTGATTATAGTAATTGTACTACTATCGATATTTCAGAAGCGGACACGAGTAAAGTTAAGATCATGGATCTTATGTTTCGTGACTGTCAAAAATTGACCACTATTAATTTAAGTGGATTAAATACAAGTAATGTTACAAATATGGCAGGAATGTTCGCTAACTGTTATAACCTGCCATCACTTGATCTAAGCGCATTCGATACAAGTAATGTTACCAATATGAGCAGTTTGTTCGATAACTGTACCAGTCTTAAATCGCTCAATGTAAGCGGATTTGACACAAGAAATGTTATGGCATTCAGTTATATGTTCGAGGGCTGTTTCAACTTGACCCAACTTGACCTGAGCAGTTTTAACACAAGCAAAGCAACATATATGGGCGGTATGTTTTATCGCTGCTCCGGTCTGAAATCCCTTGATCTGAGCAGTTTTGATATGGGCAGAGTAACTGATAAAGTCGGTATGTTCAATGGATGTACCAGCCTTAATTCTCTTACTCTTGGTGAAACATTTACTAATACTGAAAAAACATATCTTATAAAAGGCGACGGCTGGGTAAACACTAATGATCCCGAAACTGTTATAAGTGGCAATGGAGAATTTGCCATTATCGAAAACAGCGGCAAAAATACTTACAAGCGCTTACCTATCGAAGAAGAAACAAAGCCCACCTATCCCACAAACATCAAGGTAGAATACAGCGAAAAATATCGCCAGGTTAGATTCACATGGGATAAAGTGGAAGGTGCTGACAGGTACGGAATCGCTGTATATCTCGCAGGCAAGTGGAGAGTTCAGGCGCAGAATATAACCGATACAGTTTACACTTCTCCCAAAAATCTTACCACAGGCATGACATATAAGGTAGCTATCGCCGCAAGAGTTAACGGAAAATGGGACACTGCAAACGCAATAAAAAATGCTGTAACTGTTACCATAGGCGGCAATAATTCATATGTCAAGCCTGACAAAGAGACCATATATGGTGCGAGATTATATGTTATTGCCAATGAGATCACTTTGTATCGCGGACCTGATACAAGCTATGGTAAAGTTACAAAGATCCCCGCACAAACTATGCTTACGGAACTCGGCGTTATGAATAATAGCAATAACTGGGTATTTACAGAATATAAGGGACAGTATGGCTGGGTGCAGCTTGTGAATGATTATGGAAAAAAGCAGATCAGCGTTTTCTTCCCTTCGGTAGACAAGCCTGTTATCTATCTCTATCCAGAAAAGGAGACAGACGTCCATGTTGAGGTCGAACTGACGGAAGCTGATCTTGCCACTACCTATCCTAAGTATAACAACGGCTGGGATGTAATAGCTAAACCTGACGGATCACTTGTGAACAAGGCTGACGGAACTCATCACAGATACCTGTTCTGGGACGCTGTAAACTGCCGTACAGAATTTGATTTTTCCAAGGGATTCTGTGTAGCAGGCAGTGATACCGAAAGTTTCCTCAAAGAAAAGCTCAGCTATATGGGACTGACCGAAGATGAGATGAACGAGTTTATCGTATACTGGCTGCCTAAAATGGAGCATAACAAGTATAATCTCATTTCTTTCCAGAGTGAAAAATATACAGATTCCGCTAAGCTGAATATCACACCCGCACCCGACAGTATGCTGCGCGTATTCATGACTTATGTACCTCTTGAAGAGGCAGTGGACACCGAACCGCAGGAACTTTCCACATTTGAAAGAAGAGGCTTTACAGTAGTTGAATGGGGCGGTTCCGAAATAAAATAA